Proteins from a genomic interval of Deltaproteobacteria bacterium:
- a CDS encoding RidA family protein, with protein sequence MEVEKKLATLGLTLPPTPTPVANYVPAVRTGNLVFISGHGPVTMVDGKVSRIRGKVGRDLTVEQGYDAAKVVALNMLQSLKGVIGDLDKVRRIVKVLGFVNCTEDFPDQPKVINGASDLFVELFGDRGRHARSAVGMYQLPFGIAVEIEMVVEVDG encoded by the coding sequence ATGGAAGTTGAGAAAAAGCTTGCAACGCTCGGGCTTACGCTCCCACCAACCCCGACTCCGGTGGCGAACTATGTTCCTGCAGTACGCACTGGCAACTTGGTTTTTATCTCTGGGCATGGCCCAGTGACAATGGTAGATGGAAAAGTTTCCCGTATCAGAGGAAAAGTTGGCCGGGATTTAACTGTTGAACAAGGGTATGACGCCGCGAAAGTGGTTGCCCTCAATATGCTTCAGTCGCTTAAAGGGGTGATCGGCGACCTTGACAAAGTCCGTCGTATTGTCAAGGTTTTAGGATTCGTCAACTGTACAGAAGACTTTCCCGACCAGCCTAAAGTCATCAATGGCGCATCCGATCTGTTCGTTGAGTTATTCGGGGATCGTGGCCGCCATGCCCGTTCAGCGGTTGGCATGTATCAATTACCGTTTGGGATCGCGGTGGAGATTGAGATGGTGGTAGAGGTGGACGGGTAA
- a CDS encoding hydroxyquinol 1,2-dioxygenase: MKPTKDAPQAASMAHYEKGGVDIVDPRENVKRYVYSNVYEIGARAKPYEKIAVAKNGPYVVECIAAEGVMPQWRLQPHDEFIVCLEGEVRVDFMEPRVELAAGAHVDVPGEEMGYIIVREGNLCLLPKGMAYKFSAAKRSLLLQQAKQSDGTILAWETICEGWSGKV, encoded by the coding sequence ATGAAACCAACAAAAGATGCGCCGCAAGCCGCAAGTATGGCTCACTATGAAAAAGGTGGAGTTGATATTGTTGACCCGCGCGAGAACGTCAAGCGATACGTCTACTCCAACGTCTATGAGATCGGTGCCCGCGCGAAACCCTACGAAAAAATTGCGGTTGCAAAGAATGGCCCATATGTGGTTGAGTGTATCGCTGCTGAAGGGGTCATGCCGCAGTGGCGTTTACAGCCGCACGATGAGTTTATCGTTTGCCTTGAAGGAGAAGTCCGAGTTGATTTCATGGAGCCTCGCGTTGAACTTGCTGCAGGAGCACATGTAGATGTTCCAGGTGAAGAGATGGGGTACATCATCGTCCGCGAAGGGAATCTGTGTCTGTTGCCAAAAGGAATGGCCTATAAGTTTAGCGCTGCGAAGCGATCACTCTTACTCCAGCAAGCCAAGCAGAGCGACGGGACGATACTGGCCTGGGAAACGATTTGTGAGGGATGGTCGGGGAAAGTCTAG
- a CDS encoding hydroxyquinol 1,2-dioxygenase has protein sequence MSAYKEFQLSKFRFTRDDYFAHIYFPTQTGKEMEHKLDIDAFLKPLQRDVAWSFFYGMVKFDDIFGTINHYGTVEVFAGKYHKTLKQGGFWHAEELNRGEVERTFTQMLEDWVPADFDPFAAPRETGSAVGPKRSSNIEAIHRKRVLTTRIVKQSDRQEPEYPINDGFKGIEFKYGEMHIKSGQENKFGLVNLYEYLARSDVTWNPSIVSVLEHSLFCPTTEEHRLPVKHGNDRVEWFIQLNGQIDWEVCDQNTGELMAYVRMRPGDVCAMPSDIQHQGFAPERSMLLVWENADPKMPEKIRNGTVPGDPDKMVTMS, from the coding sequence ATGTCCGCGTACAAAGAATTCCAATTAAGCAAATTTCGCTTCACCCGTGATGATTACTTTGCGCATATCTACTTTCCCACGCAGACCGGGAAAGAGATGGAGCATAAGCTCGACATTGATGCGTTCCTCAAGCCTCTGCAACGTGATGTGGCCTGGAGCTTTTTCTACGGCATGGTGAAGTTCGATGACATATTTGGCACGATTAACCACTATGGGACCGTGGAAGTCTTTGCTGGGAAATACCACAAAACGCTTAAGCAAGGTGGCTTCTGGCATGCGGAAGAGCTGAATCGTGGTGAAGTTGAGCGTACGTTTACGCAGATGTTGGAAGATTGGGTGCCGGCTGACTTTGATCCGTTTGCCGCACCGCGCGAAACTGGATCAGCCGTAGGTCCGAAACGCTCCTCAAATATTGAGGCGATTCATCGCAAACGGGTGCTGACAACCCGTATTGTCAAACAGTCTGATCGACAAGAACCTGAATATCCGATCAACGATGGCTTCAAAGGGATCGAATTCAAGTACGGCGAGATGCACATCAAGTCTGGACAAGAAAACAAATTTGGCTTGGTGAACCTCTATGAATATCTCGCACGCTCGGATGTCACGTGGAATCCCTCGATTGTTTCAGTATTGGAGCACAGTCTCTTTTGCCCCACGACTGAAGAGCATCGGCTGCCGGTGAAACATGGGAATGATCGGGTTGAATGGTTTATCCAGTTGAATGGCCAGATCGATTGGGAGGTCTGTGATCAAAATACTGGTGAACTGATGGCGTATGTGCGCATGCGACCTGGAGATGTGTGCGCTATGCCTTCGGATATCCAACACCAAGGGTTTGCCCCTGAGCGTTCGATGTTGTTAGTGTGGGAAAACGCCGACCCAAAAATGCCGGAGAAGATTCGTAATGGAACAGTTCCCGGTGATCCAGACAAAATGGTGACGATGAGTTGA